A window of Pedobacter lusitanus contains these coding sequences:
- a CDS encoding GNAT family N-acetyltransferase: protein MNEEYVNLPLVKNQDENRFELKVGAYTAFIDYKERSKKIWLIHTEAPEELKGKGAATAVIEKTLAYIEENGYKLIPLCPLVVAYIKRHTEWNRILDSTVDPF from the coding sequence ATGAATGAAGAATATGTAAATCTGCCCCTGGTTAAGAATCAGGACGAAAACCGGTTCGAACTTAAAGTAGGCGCTTATACCGCATTTATTGATTATAAAGAAAGAAGCAAAAAGATCTGGCTGATCCATACGGAAGCTCCTGAAGAGCTGAAGGGTAAAGGTGCAGCAACCGCAGTGATAGAAAAAACGCTGGCCTATATAGAAGAAAACGGATACAAACTCATTCCCTTATGTCCACTGGTGGTAGCTTATATAAAGCGTCACACGGAGTGGAACAGGATATTAGATTCAACCGTAGATCCTTTTTAG
- a CDS encoding pirin family protein — protein sequence MRKLIEKIVTKPAQPGMVGDGFRVFNYIPGADISKRRISPFLLLDFNAEYDFGPSDHLRGVDVHPHKGFETVTIAYKGSVAHHDSAGNSGIINAGDVQWMTAGEGILHKEYHEEKFSRTGGPFEMVQLWVNLPKKDKSVIAHYQALTAACMGKAELPDNAGTVHVIAGNFNGISGPAETYTPVNLFDIKLNEGGELTTSITAAHHTALLVVNGSILVNDEIAGEHSFVLFENEGEEIHIKANQKSVILLLSGEPIDEPIVSYGPFVMNTEEEIHQAIDDFNSGKFGVLN from the coding sequence ATGAGGAAATTAATTGAGAAAATTGTAACAAAACCTGCTCAGCCAGGTATGGTTGGAGACGGATTCAGAGTATTTAATTATATACCAGGAGCAGATATCTCTAAAAGAAGAATCAGTCCGTTTTTATTACTCGATTTTAATGCAGAATATGATTTTGGTCCCTCAGATCATCTGAGAGGGGTAGATGTACACCCACATAAAGGTTTTGAAACCGTAACTATTGCTTATAAAGGCAGCGTTGCCCATCATGACAGTGCCGGCAACAGCGGTATTATTAATGCCGGGGATGTACAATGGATGACTGCCGGAGAAGGAATTCTTCATAAAGAATATCATGAAGAAAAATTCTCCAGAACAGGCGGCCCTTTTGAAATGGTTCAGTTGTGGGTAAATCTGCCTAAAAAAGACAAATCAGTTATTGCCCATTACCAGGCATTAACAGCAGCTTGTATGGGGAAAGCAGAACTGCCTGACAACGCTGGTACAGTCCATGTAATTGCCGGAAATTTTAACGGTATAAGCGGCCCTGCTGAAACTTATACACCAGTAAACTTGTTTGATATTAAACTCAATGAAGGCGGAGAATTAACCACTTCGATAACTGCTGCACACCATACAGCTTTACTGGTTGTCAATGGTAGTATACTCGTAAATGATGAGATAGCCGGAGAACATAGTTTTGTATTGTTTGAGAATGAAGGAGAAGAGATCCATATTAAAGCCAATCAGAAAAGTGTTATCTTGCTCTTAAGCGGTGAACCAATTGACGAACCTATAGTAAGTTATGGTCCATTTGTAATGAATACAGAAGAAGAAATCCATCAGGCAATTGACGATTTCAATAGTGGAAAATTTGGCGTATTGAACTAA
- a CDS encoding dipeptidase, translating into MQEIKKYVEDNKQRFLDELFELLRFPSVSADPKYKGDVLKTAAFVAEKLKEAGADKVEICETAGYPIIYGEKIIDAALPTILVYGHYDVQPADPLELWHTPPFEPTVRDGKIYARGACDDKGQFYMHVKAFELMMKTNTLACNVKFMIEGEEEVGSSNLGIFVNANTERLKADVVLISDTSMISMENPSIETGLRGLAYMEVEVTGPNRDLHSGVYGGAVANPITILCKMIASLHDENNHITIPAFYDKVVDLTAAEKAALNSAPFDLNDYKKDLDINAEWGEKGYSTLERTGTRPTLEVNGIWGGYIGEGAKTVLPSKANAKISMRLVPHQNSDEISAIFQKHFESIAPDFVKVKVTAHHGGEPVVTPTDSVAYRAAEKAIVTSFGKKPIPTRGGGSIPIVALFEDVLGIKSVLLGFGLDSDALHSPNEKYDIFNYYKGIETLPLFHKYFAELSK; encoded by the coding sequence ATGCAAGAGATCAAAAAATATGTAGAAGACAACAAACAGCGTTTTTTAGACGAGTTGTTTGAATTATTACGCTTCCCTTCAGTAAGTGCCGACCCGAAATACAAAGGTGATGTACTTAAAACGGCTGCTTTTGTAGCTGAAAAACTGAAAGAAGCAGGTGCCGATAAAGTAGAAATTTGTGAAACTGCAGGCTATCCTATTATATATGGTGAGAAAATCATCGATGCCGCACTGCCTACTATTTTAGTTTATGGTCATTATGATGTGCAGCCGGCAGATCCGCTGGAACTGTGGCATACTCCTCCATTTGAACCTACAGTTCGTGATGGAAAGATTTATGCCCGTGGTGCCTGTGATGATAAAGGACAGTTCTATATGCATGTCAAAGCTTTTGAGCTGATGATGAAAACCAATACGCTTGCCTGCAACGTGAAGTTCATGATTGAAGGAGAAGAAGAAGTGGGTTCAAGCAATCTTGGAATCTTTGTTAATGCTAATACTGAGCGTTTAAAAGCCGATGTGGTGTTAATTTCTGATACTTCAATGATCAGTATGGAAAATCCTTCTATTGAAACCGGATTACGCGGACTGGCCTATATGGAAGTAGAAGTGACCGGCCCGAACAGAGATCTTCACTCTGGTGTTTATGGTGGTGCAGTTGCTAATCCTATTACTATTTTATGTAAAATGATTGCCTCTTTACATGACGAGAACAATCACATTACTATTCCTGCTTTTTATGATAAAGTTGTAGACCTGACTGCAGCTGAAAAAGCGGCTTTAAATTCTGCTCCTTTTGATCTGAATGACTATAAAAAAGATCTTGATATCAATGCTGAATGGGGTGAAAAGGGATATTCTACTTTAGAACGTACCGGTACAAGACCTACTTTGGAGGTTAATGGTATCTGGGGTGGTTATATCGGCGAAGGTGCAAAAACGGTATTGCCTTCAAAAGCAAATGCCAAGATCTCTATGCGTCTGGTACCTCATCAGAATTCAGATGAGATTTCTGCTATTTTCCAGAAACATTTTGAAAGTATTGCTCCTGATTTTGTGAAGGTAAAAGTTACCGCACATCATGGTGGAGAGCCTGTGGTTACACCTACAGACAGTGTAGCTTACCGTGCTGCTGAAAAAGCAATTGTAACGAGCTTTGGCAAAAAACCAATTCCTACAAGAGGCGGTGGCAGTATTCCTATTGTTGCTTTATTTGAAGATGTACTGGGTATTAAATCTGTGTTGTTAGGCTTTGGTCTGGACAGCGATGCTTTACACTCTCCAAATGAGAAGTACGATATCTTTAATTACTATAAAGGAATTGAAACTTTGCCTTTGTTCCACAAGTATTTTGCAGAACTAAGCAAATAA
- a CDS encoding helix-turn-helix domain-containing protein, whose translation MLIVGRNVRKLRELKGWTIAEFAFRCGVDPHQISRVELGLTDCNITMLVLVAEKLEVDICLFFQQE comes from the coding sequence ATCCTGATCGTCGGCCGTAACGTAAGGAAATTACGTGAGCTTAAGGGTTGGACCATAGCTGAATTTGCATTCAGGTGCGGAGTTGATCCGCATCAGATCAGCCGGGTAGAACTGGGGCTGACCGATTGCAATATCACCATGCTTGTACTGGTTGCTGAAAAACTGGAAGTCGACATCTGTCTTTTTTTTCAGCAGGAATAA
- a CDS encoding nuclear transport factor 2 family protein has product MKIFCSCIFIVLFAVPGVSGQVKLLGKQNVIRKTAHPMLTDQIKNQTIKKAIDALQNADKTAWFALFTADAKLYDDGNEVDFKPFFEKAIGHERFTVIDRVEDGGLAIYGKFHSDQWGDFKTYFRFQLDEKGKISRLNIGQANY; this is encoded by the coding sequence ATGAAGATTTTTTGTTCCTGTATCTTCATTGTTCTGTTTGCTGTTCCGGGAGTAAGTGGACAGGTCAAACTTTTAGGAAAGCAAAATGTTATTAGAAAAACAGCTCATCCTATGCTAACAGACCAAATCAAAAATCAAACTATCAAAAAAGCGATTGACGCTTTACAAAATGCAGATAAAACAGCCTGGTTTGCCTTATTTACAGCTGATGCTAAATTATATGATGATGGTAATGAAGTGGATTTTAAGCCATTTTTTGAAAAGGCAATCGGGCATGAGCGTTTTACGGTTATAGACCGTGTGGAAGATGGTGGCCTGGCTATCTATGGAAAATTTCATAGTGATCAATGGGGCGATTTTAAAACCTATTTCAGATTTCAGCTGGATGAAAAGGGAAAAATCAGCCGCTTGAATATAGGACAGGCAAATTATTAA
- a CDS encoding SDR family oxidoreductase gives MYDLKNKVALITGSARGLGKAIAERYAALGADIVINYSRDKASADEVVSNIQAMGVQVLAVKADVSKVAELERLFAEAIAAFGKIDIVVANAGIEMVEMPVVDFTEEQFDRLFSINTKGSYFTMQQAAKHVSDHGRIIYIASSTTSFPVTGMAIYGGSKSTPRYLVDVLAKEIGHRGVTVNSIIPFAVDKSGIFAEADSYPELRKQLLDSCPMGRLAEVEDVANLAEFFAGDLSSFVSGQHLLVNGGATN, from the coding sequence ATGTACGATTTAAAAAATAAAGTTGCTTTAATCACGGGCTCGGCCAGGGGTTTAGGCAAAGCGATCGCAGAACGTTATGCTGCATTGGGCGCTGATATCGTGATTAATTATTCGAGAGATAAAGCATCGGCTGATGAGGTTGTGAGTAATATTCAGGCAATGGGTGTTCAGGTACTGGCTGTTAAAGCAGATGTCAGTAAAGTAGCAGAGCTGGAAAGGTTATTTGCAGAAGCAATTGCAGCTTTTGGTAAAATAGATATAGTTGTAGCAAATGCGGGTATAGAAATGGTTGAGATGCCCGTAGTTGATTTTACTGAAGAACAGTTTGACAGACTTTTCTCTATCAATACCAAAGGGTCTTATTTTACGATGCAGCAGGCGGCAAAACATGTGTCAGATCATGGCAGAATCATTTATATCGCGTCCAGCACTACATCATTTCCGGTCACCGGAATGGCTATTTACGGGGGCAGTAAAAGTACGCCGCGTTATCTGGTTGATGTCCTTGCTAAAGAAATCGGGCACAGAGGGGTGACTGTAAATTCTATCATTCCTTTCGCAGTGGATAAGTCAGGGATTTTTGCTGAGGCAGATAGTTATCCTGAACTCAGAAAACAATTGCTGGACAGCTGTCCGATGGGCAGACTGGCAGAAGTTGAGGATGTTGCCAATCTTGCTGAGTTCTTTGCCGGAGATCTTTCTTCTTTTGTCTCTGGTCAGCATTTGCTGGTTAACGGAGGGGCTACAAACTAA
- a CDS encoding helix-turn-helix domain-containing protein produces the protein MIAYKEFLPVTALRDRIECYWKFTVGADMTAPLQHVFPPEGCCNLLFVSSAERRFILFAGPSTIVREITIQPGTVFFGIRIKPGYAEWLHAADPFSCKDQSTLIPAMEMSDWQQTLLSQIGPAFEEVSVADHALVLRKQQVFFAPDEHVAKGIQLIIDHNGSITAKEVTSRVCISPRQLERKFIKATGMTMKQFSQLRRLRKAIIDLCVAQRSKIEMITDRGYTDPAHFYKSFRNISGYPLSKFQQHLKLIENQLI, from the coding sequence ATGATCGCTTATAAAGAGTTTCTGCCTGTTACTGCATTAAGGGACAGGATAGAGTGTTACTGGAAATTTACAGTTGGTGCTGATATGACTGCTCCACTGCAACATGTTTTTCCACCCGAAGGTTGTTGTAACCTGCTTTTTGTCAGTTCTGCAGAAAGACGTTTTATACTGTTTGCCGGACCTTCAACTATAGTCAGGGAAATTACGATACAGCCAGGTACTGTATTTTTCGGAATCAGGATAAAACCTGGTTATGCAGAATGGTTGCATGCTGCAGATCCTTTTAGCTGTAAGGATCAGAGTACATTGATACCTGCTATGGAAATGAGTGACTGGCAGCAGACTTTATTAAGTCAGATCGGTCCTGCATTTGAAGAGGTATCTGTTGCAGATCATGCTTTGGTCTTAAGGAAGCAGCAGGTCTTTTTTGCTCCGGATGAGCACGTGGCCAAAGGTATACAACTGATTATTGATCACAATGGCAGTATCACAGCGAAAGAAGTTACCAGCCGGGTTTGCATAAGTCCGCGCCAGCTGGAAAGGAAATTTATAAAAGCAACAGGGATGACCATGAAACAGTTCTCGCAGCTCCGGCGATTGAGAAAAGCGATCATTGACTTGTGTGTTGCACAAAGAAGTAAAATCGAAATGATAACTGACAGAGGGTATACAGATCCTGCTCATTTTTACAAATCCTTCCGTAATATCTCAGGTTATCCATTGAGTAAATTTCAGCAGCATTTAAAGCTTATAGAAAATCAGCTGATCTGA
- a CDS encoding YiiX family permuted papain-like enzyme, which yields MYFIKKTILIMIVLVSPAGLYAQLKSCLVKEGDLIFQTSLSAQSKAIQLATKSKYSHCGIIFKDKNGYFVLEAISQVKRTPLAQWIARGQGKAFVLKRLRHADQVLKPAVVMKMKKVGQDLSGKNYDLTFEWSDDRIYCSELIWKIYQRATGLEIGKLEKLRDFDLSNDIVRQKMKARYGTHIPLNETVISPASIFNSSLLSTVSLN from the coding sequence ATGTATTTTATCAAAAAAACTATACTGATCATGATTGTGCTGGTTTCACCAGCAGGGCTTTATGCCCAGCTTAAATCCTGCCTGGTTAAAGAAGGAGATCTTATCTTTCAAACGTCACTTTCTGCGCAAAGCAAGGCTATTCAGCTGGCTACAAAATCGAAGTATTCACACTGTGGAATTATTTTTAAAGATAAGAACGGCTATTTTGTACTCGAAGCCATCAGTCAGGTAAAGCGCACACCGCTGGCACAGTGGATTGCCAGGGGGCAGGGAAAGGCGTTTGTGCTTAAAAGACTTCGCCATGCAGATCAGGTGCTTAAACCTGCTGTAGTGATGAAGATGAAAAAGGTGGGGCAGGACCTTAGCGGGAAAAATTATGACCTTACTTTCGAGTGGTCTGATGACCGGATCTATTGTTCTGAACTGATCTGGAAAATCTATCAGCGGGCTACCGGACTGGAGATCGGGAAACTGGAAAAACTGCGTGATTTTGATTTATCAAATGATATTGTCCGTCAAAAGATGAAAGCAAGATATGGAACGCATATCCCCCTGAATGAAACAGTGATTTCGCCGGCTTCAATCTTCAATAGCAGTTTACTCAGCACGGTCAGTCTTAACTAA
- a CDS encoding helix-turn-helix domain-containing protein produces the protein MKSTDKTLVFNKLLDQYRYLGLPEEFIDDEADFTIHDLKDIHKDVPYQSPVYRTNFFSFVFVKDATGKYTTDEQIFETKPGTVYFTNPGHFKSFEWRTLNEVYLITLSESFLKENVHADIFDEFPFLLAETVPPRVLDAQLFSEFEQLYHQIAGIYFGDCIYKNRMIGNLFVVLLLKIKAYFWLDYNPIYEGNRSSQIVKSFKRTLEKHYRQLASGQAQVMFRVQDYADAQHLHPNYLNNVIRSKTGKAIGTWIAEKTIAEAKSMLQNSAVSIKEVAYRLGFSESANFSNYFKKHTDLSPVLYRKQQAGRTS, from the coding sequence ATGAAGTCTACAGATAAAACACTGGTCTTTAATAAATTACTGGATCAATACCGTTATCTGGGGCTGCCCGAAGAGTTTATCGATGACGAGGCTGATTTTACAATTCACGATCTGAAAGACATTCATAAGGATGTCCCTTATCAGTCCCCGGTCTACAGAACAAATTTCTTTTCCTTCGTTTTTGTCAAAGATGCTACCGGAAAATATACCACTGACGAACAGATTTTTGAAACCAAACCAGGCACGGTCTATTTTACTAATCCGGGGCATTTTAAATCATTTGAATGGCGAACGCTGAACGAGGTTTACCTGATTACTTTAAGTGAATCCTTTCTCAAAGAAAATGTACATGCTGATATTTTTGATGAATTCCCTTTCCTTTTAGCTGAAACGGTTCCGCCCAGAGTGCTGGATGCTCAGCTATTTTCAGAATTTGAGCAGCTTTATCATCAGATTGCCGGGATTTATTTTGGTGATTGTATCTATAAAAACAGAATGATAGGCAACTTATTTGTCGTTTTACTTTTAAAGATCAAAGCATATTTCTGGTTAGACTATAATCCGATTTATGAAGGTAACCGCAGTTCGCAGATTGTGAAAAGCTTTAAAAGAACACTGGAAAAACATTACCGGCAATTAGCATCCGGCCAGGCACAGGTAATGTTCAGGGTGCAGGACTATGCCGATGCACAGCATCTTCATCCCAATTATCTGAATAATGTGATCAGAAGTAAAACAGGAAAGGCTATAGGAACCTGGATAGCTGAAAAAACTATCGCTGAGGCTAAGTCTATGTTGCAGAATTCGGCTGTTTCTATTAAGGAAGTTGCCTATCGGCTGGGGTTCAGCGAGTCTGCAAATTTTAGCAATTACTTCAAAAAACATACTGATCTTTCTCCGGTTTTGTATCGTAAACAGCAAGCCGGCCGCACATCTTAG
- a CDS encoding SDR family oxidoreductase, producing MKTLNGKVILVTGASRGIGAAIAHQLAAAGAKIIVNYAGGKEAADQTVEYIRQDGGDAFAIQADVSKTDQVKNLFDTAIAHYGKIDVLVNNAGIMITKLIKDTTDEEFTRQFDINVRGTFNTMREAATRLEDKGSIINFSTSVNRIMLPGYATYVATKAAVEQLTRVFSKEAGSRGINVNSISPGPTNTELFTNGKSQEVIDRLASLSAFNRIGDPEDIAKVVVFLASDEAKWITAQNIGVNGGMA from the coding sequence ATGAAAACGCTAAATGGAAAAGTAATTCTGGTAACAGGTGCATCAAGAGGAATAGGGGCAGCTATAGCCCATCAGCTTGCAGCTGCAGGAGCAAAAATAATCGTTAATTATGCCGGAGGGAAAGAGGCTGCAGACCAAACTGTTGAATATATCAGACAGGATGGCGGGGATGCCTTTGCCATACAGGCTGATGTCAGTAAGACAGATCAGGTGAAAAATCTGTTTGATACTGCTATTGCTCATTATGGTAAAATAGATGTACTGGTTAATAATGCTGGTATTATGATTACCAAACTGATAAAAGATACTACAGACGAAGAGTTTACCCGTCAGTTTGATATCAATGTCAGAGGGACATTTAATACCATGCGTGAGGCAGCCACACGTCTGGAAGATAAAGGAAGTATTATCAATTTTTCCACCTCAGTTAACCGGATTATGCTGCCTGGTTATGCAACTTATGTAGCAACCAAAGCCGCTGTAGAACAATTAACCCGTGTATTTTCTAAAGAAGCAGGCAGCCGCGGGATCAATGTCAATTCCATTTCTCCAGGCCCTACCAATACGGAATTATTTACCAACGGTAAATCTCAGGAAGTGATTGACAGGTTAGCTTCTCTTTCAGCTTTTAACCGTATCGGTGATCCGGAAGATATTGCAAAGGTGGTTGTATTTCTGGCAAGTGATGAAGCCAAATGGATTACTGCGCAAAATATTGGTGTTAACGGTGGAATGGCTTAA
- a CDS encoding arylamine N-acetyltransferase family protein, which translates to MLIRKTIRFKDKLRFAKIIITQIPESMQTQEYLSRINYQEKAIADLASLQGLMKAHLLNVPFENLDIHQKVWIALDEEKIYTKIVHQRRGGFCYELNGVFRQLLIQIGFDVQLIGAKVFQSATQTFSPPTDHMALLVRTAGETYLADVGFGDFISVPIRISALTHHEEACGRFRLTQTDEYYYVVEKYDEKTAVYIPCYTFTTAPLLLNDFTHSCYYHQLSPDSNFTKNKVCSVLTETGRKTITQAKFMVTTDGVKTEQPVPDEAAFSLWLAKEFAISL; encoded by the coding sequence ATGCTGATTAGAAAAACGATCAGGTTTAAAGATAAATTGCGTTTTGCCAAAATTATAATCACCCAGATCCCGGAGAGTATGCAGACACAGGAGTATTTAAGCAGAATAAATTATCAGGAAAAAGCTATCGCAGATTTAGCATCCCTGCAGGGTTTAATGAAAGCACATTTGTTAAATGTACCTTTTGAGAACCTGGATATTCACCAAAAGGTCTGGATAGCTCTGGATGAAGAAAAGATTTATACTAAAATTGTACATCAGCGCAGAGGCGGCTTTTGCTATGAATTAAATGGAGTTTTCAGGCAGCTGCTGATACAGATAGGTTTTGATGTACAGTTAATCGGGGCTAAAGTATTTCAGTCCGCTACCCAAACTTTCTCGCCGCCAACAGACCATATGGCTTTATTGGTCAGAACCGCCGGAGAAACCTATCTGGCTGATGTGGGTTTTGGTGATTTCATTTCAGTTCCGATCAGAATCAGTGCATTGACTCATCATGAAGAAGCCTGTGGCAGATTCAGACTTACACAAACAGATGAATATTATTATGTAGTTGAAAAATATGACGAGAAAACTGCTGTTTATATTCCGTGTTATACTTTCACTACTGCCCCCCTGTTATTAAATGATTTTACCCATAGCTGTTATTATCATCAGTTATCACCAGATTCCAATTTTACCAAAAACAAAGTTTGCTCTGTACTAACTGAAACAGGCAGAAAAACAATTACCCAGGCTAAATTTATGGTAACCACAGATGGAGTTAAAACCGAGCAGCCAGTTCCGGATGAAGCAGCTTTCAGTTTATGGCTTGCCAAAGAGTTTGCTATCAGCCTATAA
- a CDS encoding DUF1801 domain-containing protein, which translates to MITASDNFYLQKEEPVRSCLLALSEIILKQDQDIAAAWKYGMPFFYYKGKMFCYLWVHKKLHQPYIGIVEGKRLDHPDLITEKRSRMKIMLFNAAEDLPLTTIETVLQQALALYKTGIVQSVK; encoded by the coding sequence ATGATCACCGCATCTGATAATTTTTATCTCCAAAAAGAGGAACCTGTGCGCAGCTGTCTGCTTGCACTCAGTGAAATTATACTGAAACAGGATCAGGATATAGCTGCTGCCTGGAAATATGGGATGCCATTTTTCTACTATAAAGGGAAAATGTTCTGTTATTTATGGGTACATAAAAAGCTACATCAGCCTTATATTGGTATAGTAGAAGGGAAAAGACTGGATCATCCGGATCTAATCACCGAAAAAAGATCAAGAATGAAAATCATGCTGTTTAACGCAGCTGAAGATTTACCACTAACCACGATAGAAACTGTTTTACAGCAGGCATTGGCGCTGTACAAGACGGGGATAGTTCAATCAGTTAAATGA
- a CDS encoding glycoside hydrolase family 25 protein, whose product MAALLYFYRVPPPKKKTPSNQGQLFADQPLVPKAPVKRRKPAPKKKKGLSLQWKFVIAGLLLILFSPLYYGYVLKLFTSATRWVLDIGEDPNYRTYKSYAIQIPKRYNIHGIDVSYYQGKIDWNKVKAMKEDDVSIRFAFIKATEGVASVDPYFQRNWREAPKAGIVCGAYHYFIPKKSGLWQARFFLQTVKFEAGDLPPVIDVEQLSGVSPEKMRTELKDFIRHVEKKTKVKPIIYSGLVFYKDYLKGYFDDYPLWIAHYYKAELNAGANTKWSFWQHSDKARITGINHVVDFNAFRGDSLSFQQLLIK is encoded by the coding sequence ATGGCCGCCCTTTTGTATTTTTACCGCGTGCCTCCACCTAAAAAGAAAACACCATCCAATCAGGGACAACTTTTTGCTGACCAGCCCCTTGTACCAAAAGCTCCGGTAAAACGCAGAAAACCTGCACCTAAGAAGAAAAAGGGACTATCCTTACAATGGAAATTTGTCATTGCAGGATTGCTGCTCATCTTATTTTCTCCATTATATTATGGCTATGTCCTTAAACTCTTTACTTCTGCAACCCGGTGGGTACTGGATATAGGTGAGGACCCGAATTACCGTACCTATAAAAGTTATGCTATCCAGATTCCCAAACGTTATAATATTCATGGTATAGATGTTTCCTATTACCAGGGCAAGATAGACTGGAATAAGGTAAAAGCCATGAAAGAGGATGATGTCAGTATCAGATTTGCTTTTATCAAAGCTACAGAAGGCGTGGCCAGTGTAGATCCTTATTTTCAGCGCAACTGGAGAGAGGCGCCAAAGGCGGGCATAGTTTGCGGGGCTTACCATTATTTTATTCCTAAAAAATCGGGTTTATGGCAGGCCAGGTTTTTCCTTCAGACGGTTAAATTTGAAGCAGGGGATCTGCCTCCGGTTATTGATGTAGAACAGCTCAGTGGGGTATCACCAGAGAAAATGAGGACTGAATTAAAGGATTTTATCCGGCATGTGGAGAAGAAAACCAAAGTGAAGCCAATTATTTATTCCGGGCTGGTCTTTTATAAGGATTATCTGAAAGGCTATTTTGATGATTATCCTTTATGGATAGCGCATTATTATAAAGCAGAATTAAACGCAGGGGCGAATACCAAATGGTCTTTCTGGCAGCATTCTGATAAAGCCAGGATTACCGGGATTAACCATGTGGTAGATTTCAATGCATTCAGGGGAGATAGTCTATCTTTTCAGCAGCTGCTGATCAAGTAA
- a CDS encoding DUF3472 domain-containing protein yields MKHLAKTMLPLSLSIYALMLLTGCAKSVNPPTGKTAGQTAVTAVTGENAAPSEHLFFSFPSDAILKMQKIKITKTANKEYFSVNNFSGGYNGLQQTPDKSFGTPNILIASLWDPNTAGKIYSRVAYTGAGTVSSRFGGEGDGYKTINPYKWVKDTWYNIAIRSWKLNGELFIGTFIQNLSTGNWFHTSTLAIPERTTFLGSGNDAFLENWDGTNAADDGRFERKAFFKDCWNLNTSNQWQKHTSRSFSANANDAGRNGIYDRSFNSGYDATEDAYFMEHGGTVTPSVAFGTGRTLNLPAQTNQGDQPVLTVGSVNSVTAKYSGGTVTVDWKVTANLSPQFSSKVEILNASGAVIQTVNEILPEKRKAVINVTLGTGNNKARVTITDIFNGIAVPVTVNIL; encoded by the coding sequence ATGAAACATTTAGCTAAAACCATGCTGCCACTCAGCCTTTCTATTTATGCGCTGATGCTCCTGACGGGCTGTGCGAAATCTGTTAACCCACCAACAGGCAAAACTGCCGGACAAACGGCTGTCACGGCTGTTACCGGAGAAAATGCAGCACCTTCAGAACATTTGTTTTTTTCTTTTCCATCGGATGCTATCCTTAAGATGCAGAAGATTAAAATTACCAAAACTGCTAATAAAGAGTATTTCTCTGTCAATAACTTTTCAGGAGGATATAATGGTTTACAGCAAACGCCGGATAAGTCTTTCGGCACGCCAAATATCCTGATTGCTTCTTTATGGGACCCTAATACTGCGGGAAAAATCTATTCGAGGGTTGCTTATACCGGAGCGGGAACAGTGTCCAGCCGGTTTGGCGGAGAAGGAGATGGTTATAAAACCATCAATCCTTATAAATGGGTAAAAGATACCTGGTATAATATTGCTATCCGTTCCTGGAAGCTAAATGGAGAGCTGTTCATTGGTACTTTTATACAGAACTTATCAACTGGTAACTGGTTTCATACTTCTACACTGGCTATTCCTGAGCGAACCACTTTCCTGGGTTCTGGAAATGATGCTTTCCTTGAAAACTGGGATGGAACCAATGCTGCCGATGACGGACGTTTTGAAAGAAAAGCATTTTTTAAGGATTGCTGGAATCTGAATACCAGCAACCAGTGGCAAAAACATACCAGCCGTTCTTTTAGTGCAAATGCAAATGATGCAGGTAGAAACGGAATCTATGACCGAAGCTTTAATTCGGGTTATGATGCTACAGAGGATGCTTATTTTATGGAGCATGGTGGGACTGTTACCCCGTCCGTGGCATTTGGAACGGGCAGAACACTAAACTTGCCGGCACAAACGAATCAGGGTGATCAGCCGGTTTTAACCGTGGGATCAGTGAATAGCGTTACTGCTAAATATAGTGGAGGCACGGTTACCGTAGACTGGAAAGTAACTGCTAATCTCAGCCCGCAGTTTTCTTCGAAAGTTGAGATCCTGAATGCTTCGGGAGCAGTTATTCAAACTGTTAATGAAATCCTGCCTGAAAAAAGAAAGGCAGTGATCAATGTAACTTTAGGTACTGGTAACAATAAAGCCAGAGTTACAATTACAGATATTTTTAATGGCATAGCTGTCCCGGTTACAGTAAATATTCTATAG